In Alphaproteobacteria bacterium US3C007, one genomic interval encodes:
- a CDS encoding glutamine-synthetase adenylyltransferase encodes MHFSHLMHNIPRPFSADHGHEARQFFAADGEEIQDFVAAVAGSSPYLKGLIEKEHQWLRGAFAQPDAALKVEFSNLKATAGSDLMSALRRAKRRVALWTALCDLAGVWALEEVTEALSKFADLACQISLNHALKVQLQRGKIPTRKPETDPAGLGMFVLAMGKLGANELNYSSDIDLTCFFDESYFASVDVFEARAGFIRATKNMVALLNDITAEGYVFRTDLRLRPDPSVTPVCMGVEAAEHYYESRGRTWERSAFIKARVIAGDLKAGARFLQKMEPFVWRKYLDFAAIEDAHNIRLQIRRKTDVMGAITLPKHNIKLGRGGIREIEFFTQTRQLIAGGRDPDLRLRGTQQSLAALCQKGWIDPLTKEQLTEHYQAHRVLEHRLQMINDAQTHSLPASEVEFQRLAALMSRSADALKSEIFARLTSVHQITEDFFGPASSDVPIEAPEFSEILDKWPTYPALRSERAYTIFMRLQPEILKRLKQTDKTKEAVLAFDRFLSGLPAGVQLFSLFEANPQLIDLLVDIVGTSDHLAEYLARNAQVFDAVIGGSFWDAWPGSETLTQDLSKLLQTTEDYETKLDMTRRWVKEWHFRIGVHLLRDLTSVEQTAQEYADLAEAALAALWPEVCAEFSRKYGPPPGRGAALIAMGSLGAQRLHSNSDLDVILLYDDAGQEASIGPKSLQSRSYYARLTQSVITALTAPMAEGRLYNVDMRLRPSGNQGPVATSWPAFKAYQQKQAWVWEHLALTQARPVTGCDSLCSDFEAFRLATLRQADPDKCLRGLSKMRARLLSAWADKSSWHFKRGRGRLLDIELLSHLGLLLEASMQRDTQSGLTNLQRLGIVNAADLVRLIAAYKFLFPCRLVSKFLSDDILNPTAMGSRDSALLFRVSGTKDFEDLQSQIKHHRQVVDEILTQVLPVLQESDHER; translated from the coding sequence ATGCACTTTTCTCATTTGATGCACAACATTCCAAGGCCATTTTCTGCGGATCACGGGCATGAAGCGCGTCAGTTCTTTGCGGCGGATGGAGAAGAAATTCAAGATTTTGTGGCCGCGGTTGCAGGCTCAAGCCCCTATTTGAAGGGGTTGATTGAAAAAGAGCATCAGTGGCTGCGGGGCGCATTTGCGCAGCCCGACGCCGCGTTAAAGGTTGAGTTTTCGAATTTGAAAGCGACAGCCGGTAGCGACCTGATGAGCGCGCTGAGACGCGCCAAAAGGCGTGTCGCGCTTTGGACTGCTTTATGCGATTTGGCGGGCGTATGGGCGCTTGAAGAGGTTACCGAGGCGCTAAGCAAATTTGCCGATCTTGCCTGTCAAATTAGTTTAAACCATGCGCTTAAAGTTCAGTTGCAGCGTGGAAAGATCCCCACGCGCAAGCCCGAGACGGATCCGGCAGGCTTGGGTATGTTCGTTTTGGCTATGGGAAAGCTTGGTGCAAATGAGCTTAATTATTCCTCTGATATCGACCTGACTTGCTTTTTCGATGAAAGCTATTTTGCCTCGGTGGATGTTTTCGAGGCCCGCGCCGGCTTTATTCGCGCAACCAAGAATATGGTGGCACTTTTGAACGATATCACGGCTGAGGGCTACGTGTTTCGAACCGATTTGCGTTTGCGGCCAGACCCGTCTGTGACACCAGTTTGTATGGGGGTCGAGGCTGCTGAGCATTATTATGAAAGCCGCGGGCGCACGTGGGAGCGCAGTGCCTTCATCAAAGCGCGGGTGATCGCCGGGGATTTGAAAGCTGGTGCGCGGTTCCTCCAGAAAATGGAGCCGTTTGTATGGCGGAAATATTTAGACTTTGCGGCGATTGAAGATGCGCATAATATTCGCCTACAAATCCGACGTAAAACCGACGTAATGGGGGCGATTACGCTGCCCAAGCACAATATTAAACTTGGTCGGGGCGGAATTCGCGAAATTGAATTTTTTACGCAAACGAGGCAATTGATTGCGGGCGGACGGGATCCTGATCTGAGGTTGCGTGGAACGCAGCAAAGCCTTGCAGCGCTCTGTCAAAAAGGTTGGATTGATCCCTTAACCAAAGAACAGCTTACAGAGCATTATCAGGCGCATCGGGTGCTCGAGCATCGCTTGCAAATGATTAATGATGCTCAAACGCATAGTTTGCCCGCATCGGAAGTGGAATTTCAACGCTTAGCGGCCTTGATGTCACGAAGCGCAGACGCGTTGAAATCCGAAATATTTGCGCGGCTGACATCGGTTCATCAAATAACCGAAGATTTTTTTGGGCCTGCCTCAAGCGATGTACCAATTGAGGCGCCTGAGTTTTCAGAAATATTGGACAAATGGCCAACCTATCCGGCGCTGCGCTCGGAAAGGGCCTATACGATATTTATGCGGTTGCAGCCGGAAATTCTAAAGCGGCTTAAGCAAACGGATAAGACAAAAGAGGCTGTGCTGGCTTTTGATCGGTTTTTGAGCGGTCTTCCTGCGGGGGTGCAACTGTTTTCTTTGTTTGAAGCCAACCCTCAATTGATTGATCTGTTGGTCGATATTGTGGGTACCTCGGATCATTTGGCCGAATATTTGGCGCGTAATGCTCAAGTCTTTGATGCGGTGATCGGCGGCTCTTTTTGGGATGCTTGGCCCGGGTCTGAAACATTAACGCAAGACCTCTCGAAGCTGCTGCAAACGACAGAAGACTATGAAACCAAGTTGGATATGACGCGTAGATGGGTGAAGGAATGGCATTTTCGCATTGGCGTTCATTTACTGCGCGACCTGACATCCGTTGAGCAAACAGCCCAAGAATATGCAGATTTGGCCGAGGCAGCATTAGCTGCCTTATGGCCAGAGGTTTGTGCCGAATTTTCGCGCAAATATGGCCCCCCTCCGGGGCGTGGGGCGGCTTTGATTGCGATGGGGTCTTTGGGCGCGCAGCGGTTGCATTCAAATTCAGATCTTGATGTGATTCTTCTTTATGATGATGCAGGGCAGGAGGCCTCTATCGGGCCTAAATCTTTACAATCACGCAGTTATTATGCGCGCTTAACGCAATCTGTCATCACTGCGTTAACGGCGCCCATGGCAGAGGGTCGGCTTTATAACGTAGATATGCGATTGCGCCCTTCGGGCAATCAAGGGCCTGTTGCCACCTCATGGCCCGCGTTTAAAGCCTATCAACAAAAGCAAGCTTGGGTTTGGGAACATTTGGCTCTCACGCAAGCGCGACCGGTGACGGGATGCGACAGTTTGTGCTCTGATTTCGAGGCGTTTCGGTTGGCCACGCTGCGGCAGGCGGATCCAGATAAGTGTTTGCGCGGTCTGTCGAAAATGCGCGCGCGCTTGCTTAGTGCTTGGGCAGACAAATCGAGTTGGCATTTTAAGCGCGGCAGAGGGCGGTTGCTTGATATTGAATTGCTGTCACATCTTGGGTTGCTTTTGGAGGCCTCGATGCAGCGCGATACGCAGAGCGGACTGACCAATTTGCAGCGCCTTGGCATTGTTAATGCAGCTGATTTGGTACGCTTAATTGCAGCATATAAATTTTTGTTTCCTTGCCGTTTGGTGTCAAAATTTTTATCGGATGACATTCTGAACCCTACCGCGATGGGCAGCCGTGACTCGGCGCTTTTATTCCGCGTTTCTGGAACAAAAGATTTTGAAGATTTACAAAGCCAGATAAAACATCATAGACAAGTGGTTGATGAGATTTTAACGCAGGTTCTACCGGTTTTACAGGAGAGTGATCATGAAAGGTGA
- a CDS encoding arginyltransferase: MRHTLPIAPQFYVTAQQPCPYLEGRQERKLFTSLQGDDAQRLNDKLSHQGFRRSQNVLYRPSCTECTACLSARIDVQKFELSKSQKRVINRNKTLKREVNSPWATEDQYELFRKYLGARHARGGMADMDVFEFAAMIEETPIRTRVAEYTLGQDLIAVSLTDLIDDGLSMVYSFYDPSYTRSSIGTYLILDHIALAKEADIPYVYLGYWVPGSPKMGYKARFSGLEIYLNKTWTPLGDPGSFSADLHPLNSEPIAEQVASIALPDSKPVGP; encoded by the coding sequence ATGCGCCATACGTTGCCTATTGCCCCGCAGTTTTATGTGACTGCACAGCAACCCTGCCCCTATTTGGAAGGGCGGCAGGAACGCAAGCTGTTCACCTCTTTGCAGGGGGATGATGCGCAGCGGTTGAATGACAAATTATCGCATCAAGGGTTTCGACGATCTCAAAACGTTCTATATCGCCCATCTTGCACCGAATGCACCGCCTGTTTATCGGCGCGCATTGACGTTCAAAAGTTTGAACTGAGCAAAAGCCAAAAGCGCGTGATTAATCGCAACAAGACCCTAAAACGTGAAGTGAATTCGCCTTGGGCAACAGAAGATCAATATGAATTGTTCCGCAAATATCTGGGCGCGCGCCATGCCCGCGGCGGCATGGCCGATATGGATGTTTTTGAATTTGCGGCAATGATCGAGGAAACCCCCATTCGTACGCGGGTTGCCGAATATACATTGGGGCAAGATTTGATTGCCGTCTCCCTCACCGATCTGATCGATGACGGATTGAGCATGGTCTATTCGTTTTATGATCCCAGCTATACAAGAAGTTCGATTGGGACCTATCTCATTTTGGATCATATTGCCTTGGCCAAAGAGGCGGATATTCCTTATGTCTATCTGGGCTATTGGGTGCCCGGAAGCCCGAAAATGGGATATAAAGCGCGCTTTTCTGGCCTTGAAATTTATCTTAATAAAACCTGGACCCCGCTGGGGGATCCCGGCTCCTTCTCAGCCGATCTTCATCCTTTGAATTCCGAGCCAATCGCTGAACAAGTGGCCAGCATCGCGCTGCCCGATAGCAAACCGGTGGGGCCGTAA
- a CDS encoding SUF system Fe-S cluster assembly protein has translation MTDVSPPMEGTPLIAPSSTDHPLYDGVVEACKTVFDPEIPVNIYDLGLIYTVDIDAENAVKIKMSLTAPGCPVAGEMPGWVAEAVEPMAGVKEVDVEIVWEPPWGMDMMSDEARLELGFM, from the coding sequence ATGACTGACGTATCGCCCCCTATGGAAGGCACGCCTTTGATCGCCCCTTCAAGCACAGATCACCCGCTATATGATGGGGTTGTTGAAGCCTGTAAAACCGTTTTTGACCCTGAAATACCAGTGAATATTTACGACCTTGGGCTGATATACACCGTGGATATTGACGCAGAGAATGCGGTTAAAATCAAGATGTCCTTAACTGCGCCTGGATGCCCCGTTGCGGGTGAGATGCCTGGATGGGTTGCCGAGGCGGTCGAGCCTATGGCGGGTGTGAAAGAAGTGGATGTTGAAATTGTCTGGGAACCTCCTTGGGGTATGGATATGATGAGCGATGAAGCCAGGTTAGAACTTGGGTTTATGTAA
- a CDS encoding iron-sulfur cluster assembly accessory protein, translating to MFSMPGKQAVTLTQKAVQQINALMDQNGHYGLRLGVKKGGCAGMEYTLDYVDEVTQHDEVIEQDGARVLIAPMAQMFLFGTEIDYEVSLLEAGFKFNNPNVTEACGCGESIKFADM from the coding sequence ATGTTCTCAATGCCGGGAAAACAAGCTGTCACTTTGACGCAAAAGGCGGTGCAGCAAATCAACGCCTTGATGGATCAAAATGGCCATTATGGGTTGCGCTTGGGCGTTAAAAAGGGCGGCTGCGCGGGCATGGAATACACGCTAGACTACGTTGACGAAGTGACCCAACACGACGAGGTGATCGAACAAGACGGCGCGCGGGTGTTGATCGCACCAATGGCACAGATGTTTCTGTTTGGGACTGAAATCGATTATGAAGTCTCCCTATTGGAGGCTGGTTTTAAGTTCAACAACCCCAACGTCACCGAAGCTTGCGGTTGCGGCGAATCGATTAAATTCGCAGATATGTAA
- a CDS encoding 2-oxoglutarate and iron-dependent oxygenase domain-containing protein, whose translation MVPRLDFLDLKRQDRAALHALKAAAKEVGFLTVYNTGISREDVLRLLDVYKAFFKGPNAEKQAVNMAVTGANRGWGAPGAEQVSADANPDYKEVFDCGIALAESDRLCALGVYAPNQWPKNPAMFDVDIMAYFERARAISLIILQAIAAGNGRDPAFFNDKFNKPMALLRGNFYPKRPLDSGDKDFGIAEHTDYGCLTFLATDGQQGLEVHLPDGGWQAVQVPPGEFIINFGEMLEFWTGGEVKATLHRVRGGPQERLSIPLFFNPNHDTNVAPEGVCQPILAGEHLQKRFSETYRHLKKG comes from the coding sequence ATGGTTCCTCGACTGGATTTTTTGGATTTAAAGCGGCAGGACCGGGCGGCCTTGCATGCGTTAAAAGCGGCTGCGAAAGAGGTGGGGTTTTTAACCGTATATAATACGGGGATCAGCCGCGAAGATGTTTTGCGACTGCTTGACGTTTATAAAGCTTTTTTCAAAGGCCCCAATGCCGAAAAACAGGCGGTTAATATGGCGGTTACTGGCGCAAACCGTGGTTGGGGCGCGCCGGGGGCAGAGCAAGTCAGCGCTGATGCCAACCCTGATTATAAAGAAGTATTTGATTGTGGGATAGCGCTTGCTGAAAGCGATAGGTTGTGCGCGCTTGGCGTTTATGCCCCAAATCAATGGCCGAAAAACCCTGCAATGTTTGATGTTGATATTATGGCGTATTTTGAACGTGCGCGCGCTATATCCCTGATTATTTTGCAAGCTATTGCGGCGGGGAATGGGCGTGACCCTGCATTTTTTAACGATAAATTTAACAAACCTATGGCGCTGCTTCGAGGAAATTTCTATCCAAAAAGGCCTTTGGATAGCGGGGATAAAGATTTTGGAATCGCAGAGCATACCGATTATGGATGTCTGACATTTTTGGCCACTGATGGTCAGCAAGGCTTAGAGGTGCACCTGCCCGATGGCGGATGGCAAGCCGTGCAAGTGCCCCCTGGCGAATTTATTATAAACTTCGGTGAAATGCTTGAGTTTTGGACTGGGGGGGAAGTTAAAGCAACCTTGCACCGGGTGCGCGGAGGTCCGCAGGAGCGGTTATCCATTCCGCTATTTTTCAATCCCAACCATGATACAAATGTTGCGCCAGAGGGCGTATGCCAACCCATTCTAGCGGGTGAGCACTTGCAAAAACGCTTTAGCGAAACCTATCGGCATCTCAAAAAGGGTTGA